From the Lepus europaeus isolate LE1 chromosome 12, mLepTim1.pri, whole genome shotgun sequence genome, one window contains:
- the LRRC26 gene encoding leucine-rich repeat-containing protein 26 produces the protein MRSPSFASWPPPPPLLLLLLLHPWQVCTQAPSLATSSGVSGAPDCPEACACAPGGQANCSALALSAVPAGLSRRVRALLLDHNRLGSLPPGAFADADALLRLDLRENGLRWVHARAFWGLGALQRLDLSANRLEALAPGTFGPLRALRTLSLAGNRLARLEPAALGALPLLRALSLQDNALSALSPGLLAGLPALDALRLRGNPWTCDCALRPLCTWLRRHPRPASEAETPVCVSPGRLARSPLAAFPDAAFRHCARPLAPRDLAMIYMLGPASFLASLAACLALGSALTACRARRRRRQRTAAHRPPRRSLDLDPGGPASPANAGSPAAAPAEA, from the exons ATGCGAAGCCCATCATTTGCCtcgtggccgccgccgccgccactgctgctgctgctgctgctgcacccGTGGCAAGTCTGCACGCAGGCGCCCTCCCTGGCTACCTCCTCGGGGGTCTCGGGGGCCCCGGACTGCCCCGAGGCGTGCGCGTGCGCGCCAGGCGGCCAGGCCAACTGCTCGGCACTCGCGCTGTCCGCGGTGCCGGCGGGCCTGAGCCGGCGAGTGCGCGCCCTGCTGCTGGACCACAACCGCTTGGGTTCGCTGCCGCCCGGCGCCTTCGCGGACGCGGACGCGCTGCTGCGGCTGGACCTGCGCGAGAACGGGCTGCGCTGGGTGCACGCGCGCGCTTTTTGGGGCCTGGGCGCGCTGCAGCGGCTCGACCTGAGCGCCAACCGGCTGGAGGCGCTAGCGCCAGGCACCTTCGGGCCGCTGCGCGCGCTGCGCACCCTCTCGCTGGCGGGCAACCGGCTGGCGCGCCTGGAGCCGGCGGCACTAGGCGCGCTCCCGCTGCTGCGCGCGCTCAGCCTGCAGGACAACGCGCTGTCCGCGCTCTCGCCGGGCCTGCTGGCCGGCCTGCCAGCCCTCGACGCGCTGCGCCTGCGCGGCAACCCTTGGACCTGCGACTGCGCGCTGCGCCCGCTTTGCACCTGGCTGCGTCGGCACCCGCGGCCCGCATCAG AAGCCGAGACGCCGGTCTGCGTGTCGCCGGGGCGCCTGGCGCGCAGCCCCCTGGCCGCCTTCCCCGATGCCGCCTTCCGACACTGCGCGCGGCCGCTCGCCCCGCGCGACCTGGCGATGATCTACATGCTCGGGCCCGCGTCCTTCCTCGCCAGCCTGGCCGCCTGCCTGGCGCTGGGCTCCGCCCTCACCGCCTGCCGCGcgcgtcgccgccgccgccaacGCACTGCTGCCCACCGCCCGCCAAGGAGATCGTTGGACCTCGACCCCGGCGGCCCAGCCTCGCCAGCGAACGCTGGgagccccgccgccgcccccgccgagGCCTGA
- the TMEM210 gene encoding transmembrane protein 210, producing the protein MALCPQPDSCLAGSPLGSPLGLLGLSLWLVPAAAGTYCECSLGLSREALIALIVVLAGVSASCFCALVIVAIGVFRAKGETCPGRVDSRLVGRFGVQEDRMDLHTVHVESHLMDPDMEVSMITPLEDQGLLTMDPSLEDPPPPPPPPPE; encoded by the exons AtggccctctgtccccagcccgaCTCCTGCCTGGCCGGCAGTCCCCTGGGCAGTCCCCTGGGCCTCCTAGGCTTGTCCCTGTGGCTCGTCCCTGCTGCAG CGGGAACCTACTGCGAGTGCAGCCTGGGCCTCAGCCGGGAGGCGCTCATCGCCCTGATCGTGGTGCTGGCGGGCGTCAGCGCCAGCTGCTTCTGTGCCCTCGTCATCGTGGCCATCGGCGTCTTCCGAGCCAAGGG TGAAACATGCCCGGGACGTGTGGACAGCAG GTTGGTGGGGCGCTTCGGGGTCCAGGAGGACCGCATGGACCTGCACACGGTGCACGTGGAATCCCACCTCATGGACCCCGACATGGAGGTGTCGATGATCACCCCGCTGGAGGACCAGGGCCTCCTGACCATGGACCCCTCTCTGGAGgatccgcccccgcccccacccccgccccctgaGTAG